The Clostridium beijerinckii genomic sequence AAGAAACTCGCTATAATGCCAATTCAAGGTGGGGGAACTAAAAAAGTTGATATTACAGGTGAAAAATCTACTAACCAAGTCATGGCGGATTCTGATATTAAAAGGCTTGCTGAACTTGGAATGAAAATAGAAAAGCATTATGGCTGCCCACAGGATATTGAGTGGTGTTTGGAAAATGGTGAATTGTATATTGTGCAGAGTCGTGCAATTACATCATTATTTCCACTTCCAACCCCTAATAACAATGATGATAACACTCATGTATATATTTCTATAAATCATCTTCAAGTGATGACCGATCCAATATCCCCTTTAGGGCTTGATTTATTTAGAGATATGCTGCCTTTTGGTAGAAATATTAAAAGAGAAGAAAAATATAAAATTTTAGCTTCAGCGGGTGGTAGGATTTATGCAGATGTAAGTGGCTTTATGAATTCTGAAAGAATAAAGGAAAAGCTTTTAGCTTTATTGACAAATGCAGATGCTTTGATGGCAGAAGCTTTAGGAGAGCTCTTAAAGAGAGAAGAATTTAAGGAAAAGTTTAAAGGAAAGAAAGCTAACTTAAAACCCTTCTTAAAATATATAGCTCCAATAGCAGTTAAAGTTATGAAAACCCTTCTTTTCACTAACCTAACTGGAACGGTGGAGTTTATGAATAATTATATTAAACAGCGTGAAGAAGATACCTTGAAGGCTATTTTAAATTCAAAGAAAGGTACCGAAAAGTTAAATATAATACATGAAAAAGCAAGTCTTTATGAGGATGCTAAAATAATAGTACCATATTTAGCTCCAGGAATTATTGCCTTTAAGCTTCTTGAAAAGCTGGAAATGAAGCTTTTAGGAACAAATAATTATAGTAATATAATTGCAAAAGGTTTAGAAGGAAATATTACAACAGAAATGGGATTACTTACTGGAGATTTGGCGGATATGGTGAGAAAATCTCAAAGTTTAATTAATGAATTTGAAAATGAAGATTATGAAACTTTGGTTTCAAGAATAAATGAAATTAAAGGTAATGAGGAATTTAAAAGCTTTTTTAATGATTTTATAAATATGTACGGAGTGCGTGCTTCAGGAGAAATAGATATAGCTAGAGATAGATGGATTGAAAATCCTGAGCCACTTGTAAAATCAATACTTGCAACTATTAAAACTTCAGAGGAAGGCGCTCATAGGGAAGAATACAAAAATACTATAAAAAAAGCAAAAATAGCAACAGAAAATATGGTAGAAGAAATACAAAGAAAGCATGGCAAAATCAAAGCTAAAATTGTAAAAAGGCTTATATTTGTTTTAAGAAATTCTTTTCCAATACGAGAACA encodes the following:
- a CDS encoding phosphoenolpyruvate synthase, with the protein product MVNKYTLYFDEIDKKDLSLVGGKGANLGEMTKAGFLVPFGFCVTTESYKEFINYNKLYSFIVEEIKDANLENIATIGIKLREKIEQAEMPRKVEEEIIKAADKIGIDNYYAVRSSATAEDLAFASFAGQQDTYLNIKGKDSLINAVKNCWASLFTDRAILYRLQNKIEHEKVHMSVVVQKMVLPDIAGIMFTADPVSGHRGIISIDASFGLGEALVSGLVSPDIYKFNKKKEEIIDKTIAEKKLAIMPIQGGGTKKVDITGEKSTNQVMADSDIKRLAELGMKIEKHYGCPQDIEWCLENGELYIVQSRAITSLFPLPTPNNNDDNTHVYISINHLQVMTDPISPLGLDLFRDMLPFGRNIKREEKYKILASAGGRIYADVSGFMNSERIKEKLLALLTNADALMAEALGELLKREEFKEKFKGKKANLKPFLKYIAPIAVKVMKTLLFTNLTGTVEFMNNYIKQREEDTLKAILNSKKGTEKLNIIHEKASLYEDAKIIVPYLAPGIIAFKLLEKLEMKLLGTNNYSNIIAKGLEGNITTEMGLLTGDLADMVRKSQSLINEFENEDYETLVSRINEIKGNEEFKSFFNDFINMYGVRASGEIDIARDRWIENPEPLVKSILATIKTSEEGAHREEYKNTIKKAKIATENMVEEIQRKHGKIKAKIVKRLIFVLRNSFPIREHHKFMMMRLCMIFKKELLKEAEDLVVKGYLNEEKDVFYVTFSELYRAIENNESLKTIVEQRKEEYEHYKTLNAPRVITNEGEEIKGGYKIGDLQKGALPGIPVSSGVIEGVAKVITDPSKASLNKGEILVAPFTDPGWTPLFINAAGLVMEVGGLLTHGTVVAREYGIPAVVGISDATKMIKTGQRIRVDGNSGYVIVLEE